The following proteins come from a genomic window of Fusibacter sp. A1:
- a CDS encoding PD40 domain-containing protein, which produces MKCLEMNKVDNNPKLFLPDLIKQLAHSSPTFTSDGCEMYWSTVKGEDHPRAIFFSVYENGKWSEPQITRFSGVYNDDHPFISCDGKALYFASNRPLKVDGEMELRIWKVLKTDSGWDEPIALGKPIGSWTPSVTEDGTIYFLDYIKSSSEYDSTRRFGIFKSELVNGKYISAELLPKQINLDGFLNWCPFISPDESFLLFSSDRPGSSGCGDIYISFHNKNGDWSKALNMGPSINTEYQERFPGLTPDGKQLFFTRSTNLANHNDMYWVDAGIINDIRMHLDYF; this is translated from the coding sequence ATGAAGTGTTTAGAGATGAATAAAGTTGATAATAATCCCAAATTATTTCTTCCTGATTTAATCAAGCAATTAGCTCATAGTAGTCCTACTTTTACTAGCGATGGATGTGAAATGTATTGGTCTACTGTTAAAGGGGAGGATCATCCAAGGGCGATATTTTTTTCTGTATATGAGAATGGGAAATGGTCTGAACCACAAATCACAAGATTTTCAGGAGTATACAATGATGATCATCCTTTTATTTCTTGTGATGGAAAGGCGCTTTACTTTGCGTCGAACAGACCCTTAAAAGTAGATGGTGAAATGGAATTGAGAATTTGGAAAGTTCTAAAAACTGATTCTGGATGGGATGAACCAATTGCACTAGGAAAACCAATAGGGAGTTGGACACCTTCTGTTACTGAGGATGGCACAATTTATTTTTTAGATTATATAAAAAGCTCCAGCGAGTATGATTCAACAAGGCGATTTGGGATTTTTAAATCTGAATTAGTAAATGGCAAATACATTAGCGCGGAGTTACTTCCTAAGCAAATAAATTTGGACGGTTTTCTTAACTGGTGCCCATTTATCTCCCCAGATGAGAGTTTCTTATTGTTTTCATCTGACAGACCTGGGAGTTCGGGTTGTGGTGACATCTACATTTCATTTCATAATAAAAATGGTGATTGGTCTAAAGCGTTAAACATGGGACCTAGTATAAATACTGAATATCAGGAAAGATTCCCTGGACTTACTCCAGATGGTAAACAACTTTTCTTTACAAGGTCGACAAATTTAGCCAATCATAACGATATGTATTGGGTTGATGCTGGGATAATTAACGATATTCGAATGCATTTGGATTACTTTTGA
- a CDS encoding NUDIX pyrophosphatase, producing the protein MRAAYQVLVIPYRKVEDEYKFAIFSRSDMNCWQWIAGGGEDFDKSILDTAKRESYEEAGISSTLDYIPLDTKTSIPVSIFGEFLWGDDVYVIPEYCFGVKIDDVSFKISSEHSQYKWVTYSEAIRLLKYDRNKTALWELVTRLERR; encoded by the coding sequence ATGAGAGCTGCATACCAAGTATTGGTGATTCCGTATCGCAAGGTTGAAGATGAATATAAGTTCGCAATTTTTAGTAGATCAGATATGAACTGTTGGCAATGGATAGCTGGCGGTGGTGAAGATTTTGATAAGAGTATATTAGATACCGCAAAAAGAGAAAGTTACGAGGAAGCAGGAATTTCATCAACATTAGATTACATACCACTTGATACAAAGACTTCAATACCAGTATCCATATTCGGTGAATTTTTATGGGGAGATGATGTTTATGTAATCCCTGAATACTGCTTTGGTGTAAAGATAGATGATGTGAGTTTTAAGATTTCAAGTGAACATAGCCAATACAAATGGGTTACATACTCAGAAGCCATAAGGTTACTGAAATATGATAGAAATAAAACTGCCTTATGGGAACTTGTCACTCGACTTGAGAGAAGGTGA
- a CDS encoding NAD(P)-dependent oxidoreductase yields MYYAATIYDKVYKYITTNKEREFNKANIEFRLADKDLGVHSKVQALITGEFNKAMLEVFPNVRAVIVPYTGLNGLDTAPMQSKGIMIFNSTAHSHFVAERALALTLAVLGKLVFYNNNLMKGDWSKRTEPDRVSWTSLSNKRVAIYGYGIIGKEIHRLMKPFGIEVGVLDYRNRRPHDVHVFKRLEELAVWSDVFVIAVPLTDETNGRIDETMFAALKKKVLINIGRGQIIDEDALYESLKSGDLKGFGSDVWFQYPSKDRKIVMPSKHPIESFDNVVMTPHCAGFEDHSLELRYSDVADQLIRIAGGDFRGRKL; encoded by the coding sequence ATGTACTACGCAGCAACCATATACGACAAGGTTTATAAATACATTACAACAAACAAAGAACGGGAGTTCAACAAGGCGAACATTGAGTTCCGCCTGGCGGACAAGGACTTGGGCGTCCATTCAAAGGTTCAGGCCCTCATTACGGGAGAGTTCAACAAGGCAATGCTTGAGGTCTTTCCAAATGTTCGGGCGGTCATAGTGCCTTACACAGGACTGAACGGTCTTGATACTGCTCCTATGCAGTCAAAGGGCATTATGATATTCAACTCCACGGCACACAGCCATTTTGTGGCGGAAAGGGCACTGGCGCTGACCCTTGCAGTTCTGGGGAAGCTCGTGTTCTATAATAATAATCTGATGAAGGGTGACTGGAGCAAAAGGACCGAGCCGGATCGCGTCAGCTGGACAAGCCTGTCGAATAAGCGTGTGGCGATTTATGGATACGGTATTATAGGCAAGGAGATACACAGGCTGATGAAGCCATTTGGAATAGAGGTTGGCGTGCTTGATTACAGGAACAGAAGACCTCATGATGTGCATGTTTTCAAAAGACTGGAAGAGCTTGCCGTGTGGTCCGATGTCTTCGTTATCGCGGTGCCGCTGACGGATGAAACCAATGGTCGTATTGACGAGACCATGTTTGCAGCCCTAAAGAAAAAGGTGCTTATTAATATCGGCAGGGGGCAGATCATCGATGAGGATGCCCTTTATGAATCGCTCAAATCAGGAGATTTGAAAGGCTTTGGATCAGACGTGTGGTTCCAGTATCCTTCGAAGGACAGGAAGATCGTCATGCCATCCAAGCATCCGATTGAGTCCTTTGACAATGTGGTCATGACACCACACTGCGCCGGATTCGAGGATCATTCACTGGAACTGAGGTATTCGGATGTGGCTGATCAGCTCATTCGGATTGCTGGTGGGGATTTTAGGGGGAGGAAGTTATAG
- a CDS encoding bacteriohemerythrin: MKHISTTNILIWGGILIFIWNESFELGIPELDKQHKHLFEVGSNLHELIDRVDYEDVYDDIISHVEELKEYTIFHFNSEEAFFDTYGYSGSNMHKVEHQQFIDYLDGIDLSQVDANQQEALLDLVKFIAKWIFKHINDSDSKYAFEIKQKQNSN, encoded by the coding sequence ATGAAACATATAAGTACCACAAATATATTGATATGGGGAGGGATTCTTATTTTTATTTGGAACGAATCATTCGAACTTGGCATACCCGAGCTGGACAAACAACATAAGCACCTGTTTGAAGTAGGATCAAATCTTCATGAGCTTATTGATCGTGTTGACTATGAAGACGTTTATGATGATATAATCAGCCATGTGGAAGAACTTAAAGAGTACACCATTTTCCACTTCAACTCTGAGGAAGCATTTTTTGATACTTACGGCTATTCGGGTTCTAACATGCACAAGGTAGAGCACCAGCAGTTCATTGACTATCTTGACGGGATCGATCTTTCGCAGGTTGATGCAAATCAGCAGGAAGCACTCCTTGACCTGGTTAAATTCATTGCCAAATGGATCTTCAAGCATATCAATGACTCAGATTCAAAATATGCATTTGAGATCAAGCAAAAGCAGAACAGTAATTAG